In Leptospira ellinghausenii, the following proteins share a genomic window:
- a CDS encoding lysophospholipid acyltransferase family protein has translation MKRKILVWLLPLIIVWLQRFIGLTSRFRIFKNEQYEEIFKNKKPYIYSIWHTNVLYSPYLHRNKKVAVLISESKDGDFINQVVHRFGNSSIRGSSSKGGSKALKAMIQHLKKGLPAAFTPDGPRGPALILQPGIIAAAQVTQVPIVPFHYECSRQWILEKAWDKHRVPKPFTTFVVSYGEPIYVPRELNEVEFENMRLKVEEAMLKNRDKAIQEAERIRTGDSK, from the coding sequence TTGAAACGAAAAATATTAGTTTGGCTTTTACCTCTTATTATCGTTTGGCTACAACGATTCATCGGCCTCACATCGCGATTTCGCATTTTCAAAAACGAACAATACGAAGAAATTTTTAAAAACAAAAAACCATATATCTATTCTATTTGGCATACGAACGTATTGTACTCTCCCTATCTTCATCGAAATAAAAAAGTAGCTGTCTTGATTTCAGAATCGAAAGACGGAGATTTTATCAACCAAGTAGTTCACCGTTTTGGGAATTCAAGCATTCGAGGCAGTAGTTCCAAAGGTGGATCAAAAGCATTAAAAGCAATGATCCAACATTTAAAAAAAGGATTACCTGCCGCATTCACTCCTGATGGACCAAGAGGACCCGCGTTAATTTTACAACCTGGAATCATTGCAGCTGCACAAGTCACACAAGTTCCCATCGTTCCTTTTCATTATGAATGTTCTCGTCAATGGATTTTGGAAAAAGCGTGGGACAAACATAGGGTTCCAAAACCTTTCACAACCTTTGTTGTCTCTTATGGGGAACCAATTTACGTTCCTCGTGAATTAAACGAGGTGGAATTTGAAAATATGAGATTGAAAGTCGAAGAAGCTATGTTAAAAAATAGAGATAAAGCGATTCAGGAAGCGGAACGAATTCGTACAGGAGATTCCAAATGA
- the flgN gene encoding flagellar export chaperone FlgN, with protein sequence MLDWVESLRSLFTTEIDCYKRLLDLEGKKRNAIHQADGKSLESFVKESYHIMVEASELERIRMKTIEDVYEKEKFQKDESSITLTHFLNQMDRESNFKLKTFALELKKVVADLKDAIITNDKLLRTRKEFLQATVDSLQELSREKVYTSHKQPTRRGQSQKGAIILNATA encoded by the coding sequence ATGTTGGATTGGGTAGAATCACTTAGAAGTTTATTTACTACAGAAATAGACTGTTACAAGCGCCTTTTGGATTTGGAAGGCAAAAAAAGAAATGCCATCCACCAAGCGGACGGCAAATCACTCGAGTCCTTTGTCAAAGAAAGTTATCATATCATGGTAGAAGCATCGGAATTGGAACGAATTCGGATGAAAACTATAGAAGATGTCTATGAAAAGGAAAAGTTTCAAAAAGACGAATCTTCCATCACACTCACTCATTTTTTAAACCAAATGGACCGCGAGTCCAATTTTAAACTCAAAACCTTTGCGTTAGAATTAAAGAAGGTAGTGGCAGATTTAAAAGACGCTATCATCACCAATGACAAACTGTTACGAACCAGAAAAGAATTTTTACAAGCAACTGTTGACTCACTTCAAGAGTTATCCCGTGAAAAGGTGTATACCTCTCACAAACAACCAACAAGGCGTGGGCAGAGCCAAAAAGGCGCGATCATTTTGAACGCGACTGCCTAG
- a CDS encoding OsmC family protein produces MTAVFEDKVIVTTENTKYETKITKGKHHWIADEPADKEGTDLGPMPTELLASSLGACTSITIRMYADRKGYSLDAVSVQITIDKRSPEDHKFIREVTLKGNLKPEERDRLYSVANACPVHKILTGKIEIETLLLP; encoded by the coding sequence ATGACAGCAGTATTTGAAGACAAAGTAATCGTCACAACTGAAAACACGAAATACGAAACCAAAATCACAAAAGGCAAACACCATTGGATCGCCGACGAACCAGCGGATAAAGAGGGAACTGATTTAGGGCCGATGCCAACGGAACTACTTGCGTCTTCCTTAGGAGCATGCACTTCGATTACGATTCGAATGTATGCCGACAGAAAAGGGTATTCTTTAGACGCAGTTTCTGTCCAGATAACGATTGATAAACGTTCCCCTGAAGACCACAAATTCATTCGCGAAGTGACTCTCAAAGGTAATTTAAAACCTGAAGAAAGGGACCGATTGTACTCAGTTGCCAATGCCTGCCCCGTTCACAAGATTCTCACTGGGAAAATAGAAATCGAAACTCTTTTACTCCCTTAA
- a CDS encoding sulfurtransferase has product MNWNFLKTEIEPGDFLIDCRSQSAYEEETLEGAYYYPFIKKAFGSDPESQKKLYGPMAAVVQEFQKSKKTRIIVFDEGMGMFSTRMVYLLRGMGIKDAYVLGQKWPANGKKAKGELKIEPPVADKAKPIEGVVDKAFMERNLTKLQIFDARTMDEYEGRLPRLTAPEEGTLCGRLPGAFLWDWRNLYDGEANLIERSLFKKRLNGFPFMPERPTVIYDYNGARSCLLALMLREAGYIDVTTYQGSWFEWRKSNLPKQAVAVFGAKQGAQASAPRVGGVDRKKV; this is encoded by the coding sequence TTGAACTGGAACTTTCTTAAAACCGAAATAGAACCTGGTGACTTCCTCATCGATTGTCGTTCCCAATCAGCATATGAAGAAGAAACATTAGAAGGTGCCTACTACTATCCATTTATCAAAAAAGCATTCGGCTCTGACCCTGAATCCCAAAAAAAATTATATGGCCCAATGGCTGCAGTGGTCCAAGAGTTTCAAAAATCAAAAAAGACAAGAATCATTGTTTTTGATGAAGGAATGGGGATGTTTTCCACTCGTATGGTGTATTTACTCCGAGGAATGGGAATCAAAGATGCTTACGTTCTTGGTCAAAAGTGGCCAGCAAACGGTAAAAAAGCAAAAGGAGAACTCAAAATCGAACCTCCTGTTGCAGATAAAGCAAAACCAATTGAAGGTGTCGTTGATAAAGCCTTTATGGAACGCAATCTTACTAAATTACAAATCTTCGATGCAAGGACCATGGACGAATACGAAGGTCGCCTTCCTCGTCTCACGGCACCAGAAGAAGGAACACTCTGTGGCCGTTTGCCAGGAGCTTTCCTTTGGGATTGGAGGAATTTGTATGATGGAGAAGCCAACCTCATTGAACGTTCCCTTTTCAAAAAACGCCTCAACGGTTTTCCATTTATGCCCGAAAGGCCAACTGTCATTTATGATTACAATGGTGCCAGATCCTGTTTGTTAGCTCTAATGTTACGAGAGGCAGGATACATTGATGTCACAACTTACCAAGGTTCTTGGTTTGAATGGCGTAAGTCCAATTTACCAAAACAAGCTGTTGCCGTTTTTGGTGCCAAACAAGGCGCACAAGCTTCGGCTCCTAGGGTAGGCGGAGTCGATCGAAAGAAAGTCTAA
- a CDS encoding flagellar hook-associated protein 3, translating to MRITNMMQNNSLVRNLNRHQVAMDETQTQLGTGLKIRKPSDDPGAATNQMYFRSRLNELSQYEENIGDGYQRLQQIDGVLDKMGEIFQRVRVLTVQAGNGIYQGDKGFELEVAIGKEIDQHLRAIVDLANARDATGQPLFGGHVIERPPFEPIESKIKGLQGLELKNQYVGVEYRGDIGEQLREIEKGEYIPITIPGNKVFWGTNVSVTSKVDNSAYQATSDQKFKIDGVEIHISVGDTIDDVIDKINNAPLEVKASKLAQDNISISSTAPHQIWLEDVDGGTVLRDIGLIEPSASEPPNNYSKSATVTGLSVFDTLIQLRNDLIQKDQERIGGRDLGDLDLALENILRHRSTIGARMNRLEQHEERVSYDKMYMTELLAKNEGIDFPETIMNMKWLETIHSYALNVGSKIIKPTLMDFLR from the coding sequence ATCAGAATCACTAACATGATGCAAAACAATTCCTTGGTGCGAAATTTAAACCGCCACCAAGTAGCAATGGATGAAACCCAAACACAGCTAGGGACTGGACTAAAAATCCGTAAACCATCGGATGATCCGGGTGCTGCCACAAACCAGATGTATTTTCGATCTCGCCTCAATGAACTTTCCCAATACGAAGAAAACATTGGGGACGGATACCAACGTCTGCAACAGATTGATGGTGTCCTCGATAAGATGGGTGAAATTTTCCAACGGGTACGTGTTTTAACCGTACAAGCGGGGAATGGTATCTACCAAGGGGACAAAGGGTTTGAACTCGAAGTTGCCATTGGAAAAGAAATTGACCAACACTTACGTGCCATTGTAGATCTTGCTAACGCACGTGATGCGACGGGACAACCTTTGTTTGGTGGTCATGTGATTGAAAGACCTCCATTTGAACCAATTGAATCAAAAATTAAGGGATTGCAAGGTCTAGAACTCAAAAACCAATACGTGGGTGTGGAATACCGCGGGGACATTGGCGAACAACTCCGTGAGATTGAAAAAGGGGAATACATCCCTATCACGATCCCAGGGAACAAAGTGTTTTGGGGAACAAACGTAAGTGTCACATCCAAAGTGGATAACTCTGCTTACCAAGCTACTTCTGACCAAAAGTTCAAAATTGATGGAGTAGAAATCCATATCTCTGTGGGTGACACCATTGATGATGTCATTGATAAAATCAATAATGCTCCTTTGGAAGTAAAAGCGAGTAAACTTGCCCAAGATAATATCTCCATTTCTTCCACAGCTCCTCACCAAATTTGGTTAGAAGATGTAGATGGTGGAACTGTGTTACGCGATATCGGACTCATTGAACCAAGTGCCAGTGAACCACCAAATAATTATTCTAAATCAGCAACGGTAACAGGACTTTCTGTTTTTGATACTCTCATCCAACTTCGAAATGATCTCATCCAAAAAGACCAAGAAAGAATTGGTGGTCGCGATTTAGGTGATTTGGACTTAGCTTTAGAAAATATTTTACGCCACCGATCTACTATTGGTGCACGTATGAATCGTTTGGAACAACATGAAGAACGAGTTTCTTATGATAAGATGTACATGACGGAATTACTTGCTAAAAATGAAGGCATTGATTTTCCGGAAACCATTATGAATATGAAGTGGTTAGAAACAATTCATAGTTATGCACTCAATGTTGGATCTAAAATCATCAAACCAACTTTGATGGATTTCCTTAGGTAA
- the fliW gene encoding flagellar assembly protein FliW, translating into MSVTIHTKPFGTIQVDSKQILKFPQGLLGFEEFDEYALIEESAESPFKWLQSTKESGLAFIVIQPELFMNHYKPAISDEELHDIGLTSWKDGIIFLIVTIPHDNPKGMTANLQGPIILNGKEGKGKQCISRDENHPIRKNIIESMEEMSSEKV; encoded by the coding sequence ATGTCGGTAACGATTCATACAAAACCTTTCGGAACCATCCAAGTGGATTCAAAACAAATTCTTAAATTCCCACAAGGGTTACTTGGATTTGAAGAATTTGATGAATATGCACTGATCGAAGAAAGTGCAGAAAGTCCATTCAAATGGTTACAATCCACAAAAGAGTCAGGTCTTGCATTTATTGTGATCCAACCTGAACTGTTTATGAATCATTACAAACCTGCAATCAGTGACGAAGAGTTACATGATATCGGTTTAACTAGTTGGAAAGATGGCATTATTTTTCTCATTGTTACCATTCCTCATGACAACCCAAAAGGCATGACTGCAAATTTACAAGGGCCAATAATCCTGAACGGAAAAGAAGGAAAAGGAAAACAATGTATTTCTAGAGATGAGAACCATCCAATTCGCAAAAATATAATAGAGTCAATGGAAGAAATGTCTTCCGAAAAGGTTTAG
- the flgK gene encoding flagellar hook-associated protein FlgK, with the protein MGSTFQGIEIGKRGLSVHQQAIQTTGHNISNADNKHYARQRVVMNSMDPIYDPAFNRAEVPGQIGQGVKISEIERVRDNFIDDRIIDSSSLKEYWGKKNDYLYQVETVFNEPTGTTLRSMMDQFWSSWEDLSNYPEETAHRAVVQEKAEALGSRMEDVYRKLSLLRDQSNREIEAKVNHLNTVSENIKSLNEKITKSQALGDNPNDLLDRRDELLQELAGMADITIGRSDEDELMVFIGQQILIQGQKVHKIDLVGNPNNDGLLDLKWSETGDTVLLRKGSIQALYEIRDRILVEKINAVDALAINAMDVINEIHKDGFGLNGKTNVNFFEQRALATNTFGEIDTDGDGLNDKTAVFRVTGRTSLDPDRPIGISGTMRFLKASPGGETEILVPYSKDDTLNAVIKRINRSETGIVAYMSHDNQLALKATTNPNDKKENFMIRHLEDSGELLVGLTGILTASGISGSFDYRKIGEINKFQSNAQDITLTPMYHPSSFFKMSDDVRNNPANIAAGRGKDVNGSGDYNSPNGQKDGSNALLIAAALREKPVMFDYSKTTDDFYNSLISRLGTEAREAKQEYTTQNELMVELENMRQSVMGVNLDEEMANMVQFQQSYNASARMISTLNEMLDTIINRLGV; encoded by the coding sequence ATGGGATCAACATTCCAAGGTATAGAAATCGGAAAACGAGGACTTTCGGTCCACCAACAGGCTATCCAAACCACAGGTCATAATATTTCCAACGCGGATAACAAACATTATGCGCGTCAACGAGTTGTCATGAACAGTATGGATCCGATTTATGATCCTGCCTTCAATCGTGCAGAAGTTCCTGGCCAAATTGGCCAAGGGGTAAAAATTTCTGAGATTGAACGAGTTCGTGATAATTTTATTGATGATCGCATCATAGATTCCTCTTCCTTAAAAGAATATTGGGGCAAAAAAAATGATTATTTGTACCAAGTAGAAACAGTTTTTAATGAACCAACGGGAACCACACTTAGGTCCATGATGGATCAGTTTTGGTCTTCATGGGAAGACCTTTCGAACTATCCAGAAGAGACTGCTCACCGTGCCGTCGTACAAGAAAAAGCAGAAGCACTTGGATCACGAATGGAAGATGTGTACAGAAAACTTTCTCTTCTCCGTGACCAATCGAATCGGGAAATTGAAGCAAAAGTAAACCATCTCAATACTGTTTCCGAAAACATAAAATCTCTAAACGAAAAAATCACAAAATCACAAGCATTAGGTGATAATCCCAATGACCTTTTGGATAGACGTGATGAACTTTTACAAGAATTAGCTGGTATGGCCGATATCACCATCGGACGTAGTGATGAAGATGAACTTATGGTTTTTATTGGCCAACAAATCCTCATCCAAGGGCAAAAGGTTCATAAAATCGATTTGGTAGGAAATCCAAACAATGATGGACTACTTGATTTAAAATGGTCTGAAACTGGAGATACAGTCCTTCTCCGAAAGGGAAGTATCCAAGCTCTATATGAAATCCGAGATCGGATCCTTGTCGAAAAAATCAATGCTGTAGATGCACTTGCCATCAACGCCATGGATGTGATCAACGAAATCCATAAAGATGGGTTTGGTCTGAATGGCAAAACCAATGTGAACTTCTTTGAACAAAGGGCACTTGCCACGAATACATTCGGAGAAATTGATACTGATGGGGATGGACTCAACGATAAAACAGCAGTGTTTCGTGTGACAGGTCGCACTTCACTCGATCCTGATCGCCCCATTGGAATCTCAGGGACAATGCGATTTTTAAAAGCAAGTCCAGGTGGCGAAACGGAGATCCTAGTACCATATTCCAAAGATGATACCTTAAATGCAGTCATCAAACGAATCAATCGTTCGGAAACTGGTATTGTAGCTTACATGTCGCATGACAACCAATTGGCGCTAAAAGCCACAACAAACCCAAACGATAAAAAAGAAAACTTTATGATCCGCCACTTGGAAGATTCTGGAGAACTCCTGGTAGGTCTCACTGGAATTTTGACTGCCTCAGGAATATCGGGATCCTTTGATTACCGTAAAATTGGTGAGATCAATAAGTTCCAATCCAATGCCCAAGACATCACACTCACACCGATGTACCACCCATCTTCTTTTTTTAAGATGTCTGACGATGTGAGAAATAACCCTGCAAACATTGCAGCTGGTCGGGGTAAGGATGTGAATGGTTCCGGTGATTACAATTCACCAAACGGTCAAAAAGACGGATCCAATGCACTTCTGATAGCAGCGGCCCTTCGCGAAAAACCAGTGATGTTTGATTATTCCAAAACAACGGATGATTTTTACAACTCACTGATTTCAAGACTGGGAACCGAAGCTCGTGAAGCAAAACAAGAGTATACTACTCAAAACGAACTTATGGTGGAACTAGAAAACATGCGGCAGTCGGTAATGGGTGTGAACTTAGATGAGGAGATGGCCAATATGGTTCAGTTCCAACAATCTTATAATGCCTCGGCTCGGATGATCTCCACACTCAATGAAATGTTAGATACCATCATCAATAGGTTAGGTGTATAA
- a CDS encoding alpha-glucosidase, protein MVFRFLSLCFFFLFLECASHVLTPTPIQEETFQVSKQIQWIQKPTELVLKNTSFDKIFIKLSLDEPFLSVSEIETISKYRMASFKFEESIKRTCSEQTVDSIKKEVGKITILGKLTGKNCSSNYQVNFVAKSDTEIEFKITVSDENLNRIQFVYASQPDEKFFGLGEQFTYDEFKGKKPFFFTEEQGIGRGDQPITTGANLLAGAGGNAYTTYAPIPHYISSENRSVFFENSGYAKFDFDHAKKTKVEFWDFQSEKSISGSIWLGTSAKSLIETYTQKTGRFPKLPEWAYGTWLGVQGGTEKVSAIVKQAKDAGNPVTALWIQDWCGRRVTNFGDQLKWRWYADENLYPDFKKFVKSMNDQNVQVLGYINSFLADTDPKKPGDDFTNPLLTEAKTKGYLVKNAKGEDYLIQTVGFPAYLIDLTNPLAVKWTKDLIKKNLIGMGLSGWMADFGEWLPYDAKLHSGVDAKVYHNRYPVDWARINREAIKEAGMEGKIVFFTRAGYSYSNAYSTLFWEGDQMVSFGTNDGLPSSIVGLTTSGISGYALNHSDIGGYTTISNPLKNYHRTKELLLRWAEVSAFTPVFRTHEGNRPLKNWQVYTYTKPDGTKSLGDEDTVQLFAKIARIHFALKPYIQSLVDEASKTGLPVVRHNAIVEPEDKILLNYKYQFFLGDDLLVAPVVESNEIVQDVYLPRGKWTHFWTGTTYEGNRKIQVSAPIGKPPAFIRVGGKSETLIRSSLESIRNKN, encoded by the coding sequence ATGGTTTTTCGTTTTTTATCCCTATGTTTTTTCTTTTTGTTTTTAGAATGTGCATCTCATGTTCTCACACCCACTCCCATTCAGGAAGAAACCTTCCAAGTTTCCAAACAAATCCAATGGATCCAAAAACCAACTGAGCTTGTTCTCAAAAACACATCCTTTGACAAAATCTTCATTAAATTGTCGTTAGATGAACCTTTCCTCTCTGTTTCGGAAATTGAAACCATTTCCAAATACCGAATGGCATCTTTTAAATTTGAAGAGTCAATCAAACGGACTTGTTCCGAACAAACTGTGGATTCCATCAAAAAAGAAGTTGGGAAAATTACCATCCTTGGTAAATTAACAGGGAAAAATTGTTCTTCCAATTACCAAGTCAACTTTGTCGCAAAATCTGATACTGAAATTGAGTTCAAAATCACTGTTTCTGATGAAAACCTAAATCGAATCCAATTTGTGTATGCGTCTCAACCAGATGAAAAGTTTTTTGGACTCGGGGAACAATTCACTTATGATGAGTTCAAAGGAAAAAAACCATTTTTCTTCACTGAAGAACAAGGAATTGGTCGTGGAGACCAACCCATCACCACAGGAGCCAATTTACTTGCAGGAGCTGGTGGAAACGCTTACACTACTTATGCCCCAATCCCCCATTATATCAGTTCAGAAAATCGATCGGTCTTTTTTGAGAACAGTGGTTATGCGAAGTTTGATTTTGATCATGCTAAAAAAACCAAAGTTGAATTTTGGGACTTCCAATCTGAAAAATCCATTTCTGGGTCCATATGGCTTGGCACATCTGCCAAATCACTCATCGAAACCTACACACAAAAAACTGGTCGTTTTCCCAAACTCCCAGAGTGGGCGTATGGTACTTGGTTAGGTGTTCAAGGAGGAACAGAAAAAGTTTCTGCTATCGTCAAACAAGCAAAAGATGCTGGTAACCCCGTCACCGCACTTTGGATCCAAGACTGGTGTGGAAGGCGTGTTACCAATTTTGGTGACCAACTCAAATGGCGTTGGTATGCCGATGAAAACCTCTATCCAGATTTTAAAAAATTTGTTAAATCGATGAATGACCAAAACGTGCAGGTATTAGGTTATATCAATTCTTTCTTAGCTGATACTGATCCTAAAAAACCTGGTGATGATTTTACGAATCCCCTTCTTACAGAAGCAAAAACAAAAGGGTATCTTGTTAAAAATGCGAAAGGAGAAGATTACCTCATCCAAACGGTTGGTTTTCCCGCTTACCTCATTGATCTTACCAATCCACTCGCTGTGAAATGGACAAAGGACCTCATCAAAAAGAATTTAATTGGAATGGGTCTTTCTGGGTGGATGGCCGACTTCGGAGAATGGTTGCCCTATGATGCCAAACTTCACTCCGGTGTGGATGCAAAAGTGTATCACAACCGTTACCCAGTGGACTGGGCAAGGATCAATCGTGAAGCCATCAAAGAAGCAGGGATGGAAGGAAAAATTGTCTTTTTTACAAGAGCTGGGTATAGTTATTCCAATGCCTATTCCACACTTTTTTGGGAAGGAGACCAAATGGTAAGTTTTGGAACTAATGATGGCCTACCTTCTTCTATCGTAGGCCTTACAACATCGGGTATCAGCGGTTATGCGTTAAACCATAGTGATATTGGAGGTTACACAACCATATCCAATCCTTTAAAAAACTACCACCGCACAAAAGAATTATTACTCCGATGGGCAGAAGTATCTGCTTTTACCCCAGTGTTTCGTACACATGAAGGGAACAGACCTCTAAAAAACTGGCAAGTTTACACTTACACAAAACCTGATGGAACCAAATCACTTGGAGATGAAGATACAGTCCAACTCTTTGCCAAAATCGCAAGGATCCATTTTGCCTTAAAACCATATATCCAAAGTTTGGTGGATGAAGCATCCAAAACAGGACTTCCTGTTGTAAGACACAATGCTATAGTGGAACCAGAGGACAAAATTCTCCTCAATTACAAATACCAGTTTTTCTTAGGAGATGACTTACTCGTCGCTCCTGTTGTGGAATCGAATGAAATTGTACAAGATGTGTATTTACCTCGAGGGAAATGGACACATTTTTGGACAGGCACAACCTATGAAGGAAATCGAAAAATACAAGTCTCTGCACCCATAGGCAAACCACCTGCTTTCATCCGTGTGGGAGGAAAATCGGAAACATTAATTCGTTCTTCCTTAGAAAGTATACGGAACAAAAATTAA
- the csrA gene encoding carbon storage regulator CsrA has protein sequence MLVLARRSNQSIMIGDDIEIVIVDIKGDQVKIGVKAPKNVSVHRAEVYKEIQEENKKAAGTNIKPEDLGKLGDLFKKKT, from the coding sequence GTGTTAGTTTTAGCAAGGAGAAGTAACCAATCCATTATGATAGGAGATGACATTGAAATTGTCATCGTTGATATCAAAGGGGATCAAGTGAAGATTGGTGTCAAAGCTCCTAAAAATGTTTCTGTACATAGAGCAGAAGTGTACAAAGAAATCCAAGAAGAGAACAAAAAAGCTGCAGGTACAAATATCAAACCTGAAGACTTAGGTAAATTGGGAGACCTATTTAAGAAGAAAACTTAA
- a CDS encoding metallophosphoesterase encodes MKFALIGDIHGYWNQKDIEYFNESDYDFLFFTGDLRGNPKLGKVSFQGLTKRAYMIPGNWDGTSLTSVIGEIVHSKLLIQSGHLRQSRRLQKLSERVKPITILAYSSLVLSQEMDLSLIVGRPHAMGGGLSFAPHLKKTYHVTDMETSIETYKRLIDGTKEKHLLFLSHNGPFGLGSAKNAMYGAEFKKEGGDWGDADLTEAIQYAKSIGKKVPLVLSGHMHHSISKTKERETHEYTGGTFYVNGAKVPRIREGKHFHTKIEWAGGSATVIPMWV; translated from the coding sequence ATGAAATTTGCATTGATTGGAGACATCCATGGCTATTGGAACCAAAAAGACATTGAATACTTCAATGAGTCTGATTATGACTTTTTATTTTTTACAGGTGACTTAAGAGGGAATCCAAAACTAGGAAAGGTTTCCTTCCAAGGTCTCACCAAACGCGCGTATATGATTCCTGGAAATTGGGATGGAACAAGTCTCACCTCCGTGATTGGAGAAATTGTACACTCCAAACTTCTCATCCAATCAGGTCATTTAAGGCAAAGTAGGAGGTTACAAAAACTATCCGAACGTGTGAAACCTATCACAATCCTTGCATATAGTTCACTTGTTTTGTCTCAAGAAATGGATTTGTCTCTGATCGTTGGCCGACCACATGCCATGGGTGGAGGGCTCAGTTTTGCCCCTCACTTAAAAAAAACTTATCATGTTACAGATATGGAAACTTCCATCGAGACATACAAACGCCTAATAGATGGAACAAAGGAAAAACATTTACTCTTCCTTTCGCATAACGGGCCTTTTGGGCTCGGTTCTGCTAAAAATGCGATGTACGGTGCTGAATTTAAAAAGGAAGGTGGTGATTGGGGTGATGCCGATTTAACGGAAGCCATTCAATATGCCAAATCAATTGGGAAAAAAGTTCCCCTTGTCCTTTCTGGCCATATGCACCATTCCATTAGCAAAACCAAAGAAAGGGAAACACATGAATACACTGGTGGGACTTTTTATGTAAATGGAGCAAAAGTCCCAAGAATTCGAGAAGGGAAACATTTTCACACAAAGATCGAATGGGCAGGGGGATCTGCCACTGTCATCCCCATGTGGGTTTAA
- a CDS encoding LIC11113 family protein → MNWHVSISFSVILSLFSLANLSADKNPKVQSLQSLNDEIIQWKQGKISKIFQQKIRNRSVYHTNEENCQLELASKISSVTYYRLSCQGSEEPIFIEFLSQNRNNLPKDEFRLKSVQRIGKKQYLEIQTGLKYVGSNAYESAKTNFDDTDLDYPQKKVNQIRNEKSANITTYKPIQNPNLFYFQSIAENPKRRKEVPSNLEIFFDSSCPLEFVEKDQSFYWDQTVSYVFRITCVKDSVYRLIRAPSAPSGELMVSNTIWKDPKPGERVLGKALLKKISETQIIWEKVILYYE, encoded by the coding sequence ATGAATTGGCATGTTTCAATATCATTCTCAGTCATTTTAAGTCTATTTTCGTTAGCCAATCTATCTGCTGACAAAAATCCAAAAGTTCAATCGTTACAATCATTGAACGATGAAATCATTCAATGGAAACAAGGTAAAATTTCAAAAATCTTCCAACAAAAAATTCGAAATCGTAGTGTTTACCACACAAACGAAGAGAATTGCCAACTGGAGCTGGCATCTAAAATCTCCTCGGTAACTTATTACAGACTCAGTTGCCAAGGAAGTGAAGAACCAATTTTTATCGAATTTTTATCTCAGAATAGAAACAATTTACCTAAAGATGAATTTCGTTTAAAGTCTGTTCAACGAATTGGAAAAAAACAATATTTGGAAATCCAAACAGGACTTAAATATGTTGGATCAAACGCATACGAAAGTGCAAAAACTAATTTTGATGATACAGATTTAGATTACCCACAAAAAAAAGTAAATCAGATTCGTAATGAAAAATCTGCCAACATAACCACTTATAAACCAATTCAAAATCCAAACTTGTTTTATTTTCAATCCATTGCAGAAAATCCCAAGAGACGAAAAGAAGTACCTTCCAATTTAGAAATCTTTTTTGATTCTTCTTGTCCGCTGGAATTTGTAGAAAAAGACCAAAGTTTTTATTGGGATCAGACAGTTTCTTATGTTTTTCGCATCACATGCGTTAAAGATTCCGTCTATCGATTGATACGTGCCCCCTCTGCACCTTCAGGTGAATTGATGGTTTCGAATACCATTTGGAAAGATCCAAAACCAGGAGAACGAGTCTTAGGGAAGGCTCTCCTAAAAAAAATTTCAGAAACTCAAATCATTTGGGAGAAAGTAATTCTGTATTATGAATAA